A genome region from Deinococcus aerophilus includes the following:
- the leuS gene encoding leucine--tRNA ligase — protein MTQTDDQAVPNVAPSIQEPRAERYNPHALESKWQERWEEAGLYRFDENAPGEKFYALTMFPYPSGNLHMGHWYANVAPDARARWMRMRGHNVLFPMGFDAFGLPAENAAIKNNVNPAKWTYSNIASMTEQFRRMGTMIDWSRQFATCDPEYYRWNQWFFTEFFRRGLAYKKGGLVNWCPKDQTVLANEQVVDGACERCGTPVERRNLSQWYLKITDYAEELLDFSETDMPERVRLMQTNWIGKSVGAEIVFDTPAGPETVFTTRPDTVMGATFLVLAPEHAKVEALTTDEQRGAVEAYVAAAGRKTDVERQQDVGEKTGVFTGSFATHPVSGHQLPIWVADYVLVTYGTGSIMAVPAHDERDFAFARKFGLEITEVIRPEDGEPMGADAEGAYSGPGVIVNSGEFDGLPGGKASIATVIEKLEAQGVAKARTTYRLRDWLVSRQRYWGTPIPIVYCPEHGAQPVPADQLPVRLPENVEFTPTGQSPLKLDREWVQTTCPVCGGPAERDTDTMDTFVDSSWYMYRFLSPHHDQHPFDPDKANLLPVDLYTGGIEHAILHLLYSRFWTKVMRDMGLTAQNEPFAWLRNQGMILGEDNEKMSKSRGNVADPDDLVREYGVDTVRTYLMFIAPWELGGPWDPQGINGPAKWLSRVWTLFFGERTAGPDEAVTAADLRYAVHSTLKKVTGDFDRLSFNTIVAALMELTNTLVRARRSPAFGTPEWNEALDIFNRMLAPVVPHIAEEIWHERGQSGSVHVQSWPVVDDAAATRDTVTIGVQVSGKVRGQVSISKTATQEEALAAARAEPDVARFIEGKAVVKEIYVPGRIINIVVK, from the coding sequence ATGACCCAGACCGATGACCAAGCTGTCCCCAACGTTGCCCCCAGCATTCAGGAACCGCGTGCCGAGCGCTACAACCCGCACGCCCTGGAATCTAAATGGCAGGAGCGCTGGGAGGAGGCGGGCCTGTACCGCTTCGACGAGAACGCGCCCGGCGAGAAGTTCTATGCGCTGACCATGTTTCCGTACCCGAGCGGCAACCTGCACATGGGGCACTGGTATGCCAACGTCGCGCCGGACGCCCGCGCCCGCTGGATGCGTATGCGCGGCCACAACGTGCTGTTTCCCATGGGCTTCGACGCCTTTGGGTTGCCTGCCGAGAACGCGGCCATCAAGAACAACGTGAACCCCGCAAAATGGACCTACAGCAATATTGCGTCCATGACCGAGCAGTTCCGGCGCATGGGCACCATGATCGACTGGAGCCGTCAGTTCGCCACCTGTGACCCGGAATACTACCGCTGGAACCAGTGGTTCTTTACCGAATTCTTCCGGCGGGGGCTGGCCTACAAGAAGGGCGGGCTGGTTAACTGGTGCCCTAAGGACCAGACCGTCCTGGCCAACGAACAGGTGGTGGACGGTGCGTGCGAGCGCTGCGGCACGCCCGTGGAGCGGCGCAACCTGAGCCAGTGGTACCTGAAGATCACCGACTACGCCGAGGAACTGCTGGATTTCTCGGAAACCGACATGCCCGAGCGCGTACGCCTGATGCAGACCAACTGGATCGGCAAGTCGGTGGGTGCCGAGATCGTCTTTGATACGCCCGCCGGACCCGAGACGGTCTTTACCACCCGCCCCGATACCGTGATGGGCGCGACCTTTCTGGTGCTGGCCCCCGAACACGCCAAGGTGGAGGCCCTGACCACCGACGAGCAGCGCGGAGCGGTCGAGGCGTATGTGGCGGCGGCGGGCCGCAAGACCGATGTAGAACGGCAGCAGGACGTGGGCGAGAAGACCGGGGTCTTCACGGGCAGCTTCGCGACCCACCCGGTCAGCGGCCACCAGCTGCCCATCTGGGTCGCGGATTACGTGCTGGTCACCTACGGCACCGGCAGCATCATGGCCGTCCCTGCCCACGACGAGCGCGACTTCGCCTTTGCCCGCAAGTTCGGGCTGGAGATCACGGAGGTCATCCGCCCCGAGGACGGGGAGCCGATGGGCGCGGACGCGGAGGGAGCCTACAGCGGCCCCGGCGTGATCGTGAACAGCGGCGAGTTCGATGGTCTGCCCGGCGGCAAGGCGAGCATCGCCACCGTGATCGAGAAGCTGGAAGCCCAGGGGGTCGCGAAGGCCCGGACGACCTACCGTCTGCGCGACTGGTTGGTGAGCCGCCAGCGTTACTGGGGTACGCCCATTCCCATCGTGTACTGCCCGGAACACGGCGCGCAGCCGGTTCCGGCCGACCAGTTGCCGGTGCGCCTGCCCGAGAACGTCGAATTCACGCCCACCGGCCAGAGTCCGCTGAAATTGGACCGCGAGTGGGTGCAGACCACCTGCCCGGTCTGCGGCGGTCCCGCCGAGCGCGATACCGACACCATGGACACCTTTGTGGACAGCAGCTGGTACATGTACCGCTTCCTGTCGCCGCACCACGATCAGCATCCCTTCGACCCGGACAAGGCGAATCTGTTGCCCGTGGACCTGTACACCGGGGGCATCGAGCACGCCATCTTGCACCTGCTGTACAGCCGCTTCTGGACCAAGGTGATGCGCGACATGGGCCTGACTGCCCAGAACGAGCCCTTCGCGTGGCTGAGAAACCAGGGCATGATCCTGGGTGAGGACAACGAGAAGATGAGCAAGTCGCGTGGCAACGTCGCTGACCCCGACGATCTGGTGCGCGAGTACGGCGTGGATACGGTGCGCACCTACCTGATGTTCATTGCGCCGTGGGAGCTGGGCGGTCCCTGGGACCCGCAGGGCATCAACGGTCCTGCCAAGTGGCTGAGCCGCGTGTGGACCCTGTTCTTCGGCGAACGCACGGCGGGACCCGACGAGGCTGTGACGGCAGCAGACCTGCGCTACGCGGTTCACAGCACCCTGAAGAAGGTGACCGGTGACTTTGACCGGCTGAGCTTCAACACCATCGTGGCCGCGCTGATGGAGTTGACCAATACCCTGGTCCGTGCCCGGCGCTCGCCCGCGTTCGGTACGCCCGAATGGAATGAGGCGCTGGACATCTTCAACCGGATGCTGGCCCCAGTCGTGCCCCACATCGCCGAGGAAATCTGGCATGAGCGGGGGCAGAGCGGCAGCGTGCATGTGCAATCCTGGCCGGTGGTGGACGACGCTGCGGCCACCCGCGACACCGTGACCATCGGCGTGCAGGTCAGCGGGAAGGTGCGCGGTCAGGTCAGCATTTCCAAGACCGCCACCCAGGAGGAGGCCCTGGCCGCCGCCCGCGCCGAGCCGGACGTGGCCCGCTTTATCGAGGGCAAAGCAGTGGTCAAGGAGATCTACGTGCCGGGGCGGATCATCAATATCGTTGTGAAGTAG